The genomic region CACCATGGGTGTCGTGTTCGCACGCTTTGCCGATGATGACAAGATCATTGCCATCGCACGCAACAGCGAGCGCAATCTGGACGCTCACGACGCCGAACCGGCCGATGAAGAGGCCGGCAAGGAGGCCGCGGAGCCCGGAAAGGACACGATAGATGAGTAGTGTGGCGGATCGGTTGGCACAGAAATCCTCATCGCGAAGGACCCCCTCGAAGCAGGTGCGGCTTCGGCTCGTCTACATCGACTTCTGGTCGGCTGTGAAGCTCTCCTTCCTCGTCGGCCTGTGCCTCGCGATCATCTCCATCGTCGGTGCATTCCTGATCTGGATGGTGCTGGATCAGACTGGGATCTTCGACAACCTGAACGGTTTGTTCAAGGACATCTCCGGAACCAGCGGCAGTGATCTGAAGTCGATCCTCAGCCTCGGAACGGTGATGGGCTTCTCGATCGTGGTCGCCATCCTCAACCTCGTCGTCACGACGGCCCTCGGTGCGGTCTGCTCGCTGCTCTACAACCTCAGCGTGAAGATCACCGGCGGCCTCCTCGTCGGGTTCACGAACAACTGACGGCGCGCCTCCGCCGGTCGCCCTCGATTCGCAAGATCGCAGGTGCTCGGGTAGGCTGTCACTCGGCCATTTCGGTGGTCGAGACCAGGGGATATAGCTCAGGCGGTTAGAGCGCTTCGCTGATAACGAAGAGGTCCGAGGTTCAAGTCCTCGTATCCCCACGGTTGAGATCTTCCACTCGGGAGATCACAACGGTGTCGCGCGAGGCGACATGCGCGCCATCCGCACACAGCGAATCGGCGGCGTGTACGGCGATTCGCGCAGCGGCGCACGACGGGCGAGGACCGGCGTGCAAATAGGCACGGGGCCTTAGCTCAATTGGTAGAGCGCCTGCTTTGCAAGCAGGAGGTCAGGGGTTCGATTCCCCTAGGCTCCACACTTTCAGACTGAGTCGAACCCCCCTCGATATGGCTGGCTTCGCCTGTTGCCATGGCAAAGGCCGTCTGCGGTGGACCGCTGAGTTCAGCGACGGCATACATTGATGGGACGACATCAGGGAAGCGGCGGAGGCGTGGCATGCGAATCTGGTCGGTGCATCCACGCTTTCTTGACGGGAAGGGCCTCGTGGCGTGCTGGCGAGAGACGCTGCTCGCCCAGGCGGTACTGGCGGGTCGCACCCGTGGCTACACCAGACACCCGCAACTGGTTCGCTTCCGAGCGCAGGCCGATCCGATCAGCGCCATCGGTGCGTACTTGGCCGGCCTGGCGGACGAAGCCGATGTACGCGGCTACCGCTTCGATCGGTCTCGGATTGACCGGCCCGGCACCCTGGACGCGCTCGTCACGGTCACGGATGGTCAGCTCGCCCACGAATGGGGGCATCTCCACGAGAAGCTGGTCGGGCGAAGCCCGGAGATCGCGGCGCGTTGGCACGATGCCGTGCCCGAGCCTCATCCGTTGTTTCGCGTTGTCCCTGGCCCGGTCGAGAGCTGGGAGCGGCCAAGCCCGAGCCAAGCCCTCTCGCCGCTGTCGCGAGCCGTTTGATTGGCGTCTGTCTGCGTGGCGGGCGGTTGCGTTCGACTCCGTCTCTTCGGTTCGGTCACCGCCCGCCAAGCTCGCACCCCTCCTGACGACCGCCATCGTCGATCGTAGGATCGGGACGTGACGCTCAGAATGGACAACGTCGGGATCGTCGTCGAGGATCTCACCGCCGTCATCGACTTCTTCGCAGAACTCGGTCTCGAGCTCGAGGGCCGGACCATGGTCGAGGGCGCGTGGGCGGGCCGTGTGACCGGCCTCGGCGACCAGAGCGTCGAAATCGCGACCATGCGCACGCCAGGCGGTGACGGTCGTCTCGAGCTCTCCCGCTTCATCTCGCCTGCGGTGGTCGCCGACCATCGCAGGGCGCCAGTCAACTCGCTCGGCTATCTGAGGGTCATGTTCGAGGTGGACGACATCGATGACACCCTGTCACGACTCGGGACACATGGCGCGCAGCTGGTGAGCAACGACGTCGTGCGGTACGAGAACGTGTATCGGCTCTGCTACCTCCGTGGGCCAGAAGGACTCCTCATCGGCCTTGCGCAAGCGATCGGCTGAGATCGAGCCCGTCCGTGCACTCAGCCGGGGGTTCCGGTCAGAGAGAAGGCCAGCCAGCCGAACCACGGTCCGATGGAGAACAACAGGGTTCGGCCGAAGAGCACGATCCAGAGTGCTGTCACGGCACCGATGCTGAGCCCGATCAATGCTGCGAAACCGACGCTGATTCCGAGAAAGCCCAACACCGGAGTAGCAGTCTTGGTCGTCCCCGCGTTCGTGTCAGCAGTCGCCTCGCGCTCGTCCAGCGATGCCGTGAGGATGTCCAGATCGCTTTCGGTCACGCGCGCAGTCTACGCAGCAGCGCGTGTCGAACACATAGTGTGTCTGCATGGACATCCGCGTCGCCGCCTATGCCGTCATCGTCGACGGCTCTCGAGTCTTGCTCGCACACTGGAACGAGCACGGACGCAGCGGTTGGACTCTTCCGGGTGGCGGGCTCGAGCCGGGCGAGGATCCGGCGGACGCCGCTGTGCGCGAGGTGGAAGAGGAGACCGGATATCTCGCAGAGCTCGACGAGCTGATCGGCGTGCACTCGCACGTGATCCCCGAGGATCAGCGGATCTCCGGCAATGGTCCCCTGCAGGCGCTGCGCATCATCTACCGCGCCCACACCGTCGGCGGAGCGCTGCGCAACGAGCTCGTCGGTTCCACCGACGAGGCGCGCTGGTTCGATCTCGGCGCCGTGCGTTCGCTCCGCAAGGTGGCGCTGGTGGATATCGGGCTGCGCTTCGCAGGCCTGCTCGCCTGAGACATCCACCCGCGGCACGCTCGAAGCGTCATGACGGAACCGACATGACAAAGGAGCGGATGCCGTGGCATCCGCTCCTCGCAGATCGAACTCAGGCTACGCGGCCGGCGGCTCGGTGGAGTCGTCTTCTGCGACCCAGAGCTCGTCGTCCGCACGGAAGGTCTGCCACACGGCATACGCGATGCCGACGACCGCGACCCCGACGAGCACCAGTGCGAGCACCGTGCCGAAGCCAGGGCCGGACTTCTCCGGCGCTGCCCTCTTCGTGAGCTCGCCCTTGGCTCCCTGCAGGCGCTTGACGGCGGCCTGCACTCGTGTGTCGTGGGCGACATCCGCAACGCTGAGCGCCGTGCCGAGCGCCGTGCCCACGGCAGGGACCACGTTGTGCTGGATGACGTCTCCCGCGGCCCTGGTGACGGGCCGTACGTATTGGTCGTAGCCCTCGCGAACGCGCGGGGCCACTTCTTCTCTGGTCAGGTGGGCGGCCTGGCGGCCGGCCTCCTGAGCTACTCCGTTGGCACGGCCCAGCACTTCCTGCTGAGCGCCCCAGAGCTCGAGAGCATCGGCGCGAAGCCGATTGAGTTCTTTCTGGCGCTTACGTGACAGACTCACGGTTCCTCCACCCGGTCGGATTTGCAGGTTCCTCCATCTTGCCACCGAAAGCCTGCGTGGCCACGGGACGCACAGAAGCGCTATGCAAGAATTGAGCCCATGTCCAAGCACACCGCGGTGGCGACTCTGCACACCAACTACGGCGACATCGCCGTGAACCTGTACGGCAACCACGCACCGAAGACGGTGCGCAACTTCGTCGGCCTCGCCACGGGCGAGCAGGAGTGGACGGACCCGACCACAGGAGCGACCCGCTCGGACAGCCTGTACAACGGCGTCGTCTTCCACCGCATCATTCCGGGGTTCATGATCCAGGGCGGCGACCCGATCGGCACCGGGACGGGTGGGCCCGGCTACCGGTTCGACGACGAGATCAACCCCGAGCTCGACTTCACGCAGCCGTACATGCTCGCGATGGCGAATGCAGGCATCCAGGGCGGTCGAGGCACGAACGGTTCGCAGTTCTTCATCACCGTCGGGCCGACAACGTGGTTGCAGGGCAAGCACACCATCTTCGGCGAGGTCGCCGATGACGAGTCGCGCCGCATCGTGGACAAGCTCGCGAGCGTTCCGACCGACGCTCGCGACCGCCCGCTCGATGATGTCGTGATCGAATCCGTGACCGTCGAGCAGGCGTAGTCCGCAGCTCGACGAACACACCCCGTATACCCGAGAACATCGATACCCGAGAACAGAGTGTCTCAGCCATCAACGCAGGGTGATCCGGTCGCGCTCGCCTGTTACCGGCATCCCGATCGCTTCACCTATGTGCGGTGCCAACGGTGTGGTCGAGCCATCTGCGGTGAGTGCCAGACACCCGGCGCTGTCGGATTCATCTGCCCGGAGTGCATGCGGCAGCAGCGCGCGACGGCGCCGCGCACGAAGTCGGCGTTCCTGACCCGTCTCACCGGCCCGAGGCAGCCGGTGGTGACGTATGTGATCATCGCGATCTGCGTGCTGGTGTTCATCGCGCAGTCGTTGCCGGTGATCGGATCGTCGGTCACGGGCGCCCTGCAGTACGCGGGGATCTACTCGTACCCGATCGCGTTTCAGCCGTGGCGGTTGCTGACTGCGGTGTTCGCGCACGCGTCGATTCTGCACATCGCTCTCAACATGTACACGCTCTGGATCTTCGGGATCGTGCTCGAGCCGCTCCTCGGCCGTGCACGGTATGCGGTGCTGTTCCTGCTGGCTGGTCTGGCCGGCTCCGTCGGGGTGCTGTTGATGGCGCAGCCCAACGTCGCCGTCGTCGGAGCCTCCGGGGCGATCTTCGGGATGATGTCGGCATTGCTGATCATCCAGCGTCACCTCGGTGGGCCGATCACCCAGCTGCTCGTGCTCGTCGGAATCAACCTCGTGATCAGCTTCTTGCCCGGCATGGGCATCGCCTGGCAGGCGCACGTCGGCGGGCTCGTCGGCGGTGCGATCGTGGGCTTCATCTACACGCAGACGCGACAGCGTTCCCGGCGCACGCTGCAGATCGCTCTGCTGTGCGCGCTCGCCGTCGTGCTCGTGCTCGTCGGCGTGTGGCCGATCTTCGCCGCTTGAGGTAGCTGCAGGCGGGGCTCTGGCCGCTCCACGTTATCCACAGGGTTTCCCACAGGAGTTATCCACAGGGTTTCTCACAGGGGGATAATTACACCGGTGTAATTGCTCCCTGATTCCTGTGGGTCGAAGGCCGCTCTGGGCCCTCATATGACCTGCGAAGGCAGGCGCCGGACGAGCCCGGTCGACGACGACGAACGCGCCGAGTCCGAAGACTCGGCGCGTTCGTGTCGAAAGTGAAAGTGCGGGAGAGCGAGGGGTCAGCGCCAGCGCGTCGTCATCAAGAAGCCGACGAACGCGATGCCGAACCCGATGAGAATGTTCCACGCGCCGAGCTGAGGCACAGGGTACTGGCTGCCGCTCACGTAGAAGACGACGATCCAGAGCAGCCCGACGATCATGAAGCCGAGCATGACCGGCAGGAACCATACCGGGTTCGGTGCGTCTTCGCTCGACCGGGCGTCTTTGTCCGGTCGTGAGGAACGCTTGGTGCGGGTCTTGGATGCCATAGTGCGAACATTCTATCGGCACGATGTCGGCGATCGAGGCGAGTGTCGAGCGAGCGCTCCCGTCCGGTCGAGCCGCTCGAACCTGTGGTCGTCCTTCGCCGCATCGGCGACGGCGAACGGGGTCTCGCGCGGCACGATGCGGAACATGAGCAGCTCTCGGCGTGCGCAGAGTGTCGCCGATTAGACTCACGACTCGTGACCGATCGCGACGAACCCGCTGAGGAGCAGGACCTCTCCGAGACCCTGTTCCGTGACGTGGATGCCGCGGCGGAGCATCCTGAGCAGGGGCAGCGCCGGCACATGCGCGATCGAGCCCGCAAGGCGAAGCGCTCGCGACGCAGGGTGTCCGTCGTCGGAGTGATCGGCGAGCTGCTGGTGACGGCCGGAGTGCTCGTGCTGCTTTTCATCGGGTGGCAGACCTGGTGGCAGTCCGGCGTGCTGGCGGCGCAGCAGAACAATGCGGCGGCGCAGCAGAGCAAGCAGTTCCTCGATCAGGCGAAGGATGCCCCGACTCCGACACCGACGCCGACCACGGCGGCCGACGGAACCAAGACCGTCAGCTATGGCACGCCGCCCGTCATGAAGGCGCCGGGATTCGCTCAGTCGTTCGCCGTGATCTACGTGCCCAGGTTCGGTGCGGACTGGAAGCGCACCATTCGAGAGTCCGTCGACGTCGACGCCGTGCTGAACAGCTACGACGCGGGAGTCGGTCACTACACGAGCACGGCCATGCCGGGCGGCGTCGGCAACTTCGCGATCGCGGCGCACGACACCGGGTACGGCAACACGTTCATCGACGTGTCGAAGCTTCAGGTGGGTGACGCCATCTACATCCAGACCAAGGACGGTTACTACACGTATCGGTTCCGCAACATGGAGTACATCGCGCCCAATGCGGTGCAGGTTCTCTATCCGGTGCCTCAGGTGCAGGGTTCGCCGGCATCCGAGCGATACATCACGATGACCACGTGCAATCCCCCTTATCACGCACAGGAGCGCATCGCGGCGTTCGGCGTGTTCGAGTCGTGGCAGCCCTTGAGCGCTGGGCCGCCGAAAGAGATCGCCGCTGCGGTGAGGAGCAACTGATGTACGGCGCGCTGTGGCGGGTGCTGCCAGGACCCATCTGGCTGAGAATCATCATCCTGATCGTTCTGGTGGCCGCGGTTCTGTACTGCCTGGTGACCTGGGTCTTCCCGTGGGTCGATAGTCTTCTGCAAACCAACGAGGAAGGGACCGTCGGCGCATGACCCGCGTGCTCGTGATCGACAACTACGACAGCTTCGTGTACACGCTGAACGGTTACCTGCTCGAGCTCGGCGCGGACACCGACGTCGTGCGCAACGACGCGATCGCAGCAGAGCAGCTCGCAGACGTACTGGCGGAGTACGACGCGGTTCTCCTGTCTCCCGGGCCGGGGACTCCCGCGGACGCCGGAGTGTCGGTGGCGACCGTGAATGCCGTGCTGGCATCCGGAACCCCGCTGCTGGGCGTCTGTCTCGGGCATCAGGCGATCGCCGAGGCCTTCGGTGCCGTGGTGACGAATGCCGAAGAGCTCATGCACGGCAAGACGTCGGTCGTGGAACACGACGGCTCGCCGTTCTACGACGGGGTGCGCCAGGGGTTCACGGCGACGCGCTACCACTCGTTGGCCGTCGTCGACACGACGGTTCCCGATGAGCTCATCGTGACGGCACGCACGCCGGGCGGCGTGATCATGGGGCTGCGTCACCGTGAGGCGCCGATCTACGGCGTGCAGTTCCACCCCGAGTCGGTGCTCACCCAGGACGGTTACCGGATGCTCGCCAACTGGCTCGCCGTCGCCGGGCTCGACACCGCGAAGGAGCGCGCGAAGTCCCTCGACCCGCTTCTCGCCGCCGGCTGAACGACCGTCGCCGTCGAGCGCGAGGCGTCGTCGTCTGCGACCCGGAGCGAGCACGCCTAGATTGTGCGGGTGGACCTCTCGCGACTGGGCACTCGGACCGGCCCGATGACGCGCATCGCCGGTGGATTCGCGAACCGGCTGTATCGACTGGACACGGATCGCGGTTCATTCGCGGTGAAGCAACTCAACCAGTTCGACCGCCGCTCGACGTATCGTGCCGACGACGTCTTCAGGTTCGAGCGAGCGGCGTTCGCTGCGGGCATCCCGATGCCTGAACCGATCGCAGCGAGCGACGAGACTCTCGTGCATCGCTGGGTCGAGGCCGAGAGGGTGCCAGAGGCGCCCGTGCCAGATGCCTACGCCTTCGAGGTCGGCGAGATGCTCGCGCGCATCCACGCACTGGAGGTGGAATGGCCCGACCTGACCGCCGAGCCAGCGAGCCCACGGGATTGGCCCGAGCTCGCTGCGCGCGCTGTGGCGACAGGACAGCCGTGGGCCGACGAGCTGGCGTCGGCCGTCGACGCTTTTCTCGCGATCGCGGACTTCGTCGACGACTGCGAACGGCCCGGACCGATCGTGCTGACGCACCGGGACGTGCAGCCGTGGAACCTGCTCGATCGGGACGGGCATCCTGTGCTGCTCGACTGGGAGCTCTCAGGCATGCTCGATCTCTCCGGCGAGCTGGGCTCTACGGCGTTGAGCCTCTCGAAGGGTCCGGGCCTCGACAGCATCGAGCCCGCGATCTTCCGACGTGTTCTGGACGGCTACGCCGCGGGTGGTGGGATGCTGCCACCACCTGGCCCGAGTTGGTTCGTCTACCTGATCGGCGGCTGGCTCGGGCACGTGAGATGGAACATCCAGCGCTGCCTCGACGGCGTCGAACGTGCCGGCGGTCCCGATCTCGCACTGTCGCACGAGTCGGCTCGCGGCGGCGTGCGCGGTCTGCCCGAGCTCTTCAGACGGCTGCCAGAACTCGAGCAGCTGCTCTAGGGACCGGCGCCCGTGTTCGCGAGGCGACACGCTTGTGGAGGCGGCGGCGTTGACGGCGCCGGGCTGGGCTGTT from Humibacter ginsenosidimutans harbors:
- a CDS encoding pyrimidine dimer DNA glycosylase/endonuclease V, translated to MRIWSVHPRFLDGKGLVACWRETLLAQAVLAGRTRGYTRHPQLVRFRAQADPISAIGAYLAGLADEADVRGYRFDRSRIDRPGTLDALVTVTDGQLAHEWGHLHEKLVGRSPEIAARWHDAVPEPHPLFRVVPGPVESWERPSPSQALSPLSRAV
- a CDS encoding class E sortase — protein: MTDRDEPAEEQDLSETLFRDVDAAAEHPEQGQRRHMRDRARKAKRSRRRVSVVGVIGELLVTAGVLVLLFIGWQTWWQSGVLAAQQNNAAAQQSKQFLDQAKDAPTPTPTPTTAADGTKTVSYGTPPVMKAPGFAQSFAVIYVPRFGADWKRTIRESVDVDAVLNSYDAGVGHYTSTAMPGGVGNFAIAAHDTGYGNTFIDVSKLQVGDAIYIQTKDGYYTYRFRNMEYIAPNAVQVLYPVPQVQGSPASERYITMTTCNPPYHAQERIAAFGVFESWQPLSAGPPKEIAAAVRSN
- a CDS encoding DUF3566 domain-containing protein — its product is MSSVADRLAQKSSSRRTPSKQVRLRLVYIDFWSAVKLSFLVGLCLAIISIVGAFLIWMVLDQTGIFDNLNGLFKDISGTSGSDLKSILSLGTVMGFSIVVAILNLVVTTALGAVCSLLYNLSVKITGGLLVGFTNN
- a CDS encoding VOC family protein translates to MTLRMDNVGIVVEDLTAVIDFFAELGLELEGRTMVEGAWAGRVTGLGDQSVEIATMRTPGGDGRLELSRFISPAVVADHRRAPVNSLGYLRVMFEVDDIDDTLSRLGTHGAQLVSNDVVRYENVYRLCYLRGPEGLLIGLAQAIG
- a CDS encoding NUDIX hydrolase, giving the protein MDIRVAAYAVIVDGSRVLLAHWNEHGRSGWTLPGGGLEPGEDPADAAVREVEEETGYLAELDELIGVHSHVIPEDQRISGNGPLQALRIIYRAHTVGGALRNELVGSTDEARWFDLGAVRSLRKVALVDIGLRFAGLLA
- a CDS encoding peptidylprolyl isomerase, with amino-acid sequence MSKHTAVATLHTNYGDIAVNLYGNHAPKTVRNFVGLATGEQEWTDPTTGATRSDSLYNGVVFHRIIPGFMIQGGDPIGTGTGGPGYRFDDEINPELDFTQPYMLAMANAGIQGGRGTNGSQFFITVGPTTWLQGKHTIFGEVADDESRRIVDKLASVPTDARDRPLDDVVIESVTVEQA
- a CDS encoding anthranilate synthase component II, which translates into the protein MTRVLVIDNYDSFVYTLNGYLLELGADTDVVRNDAIAAEQLADVLAEYDAVLLSPGPGTPADAGVSVATVNAVLASGTPLLGVCLGHQAIAEAFGAVVTNAEELMHGKTSVVEHDGSPFYDGVRQGFTATRYHSLAVVDTTVPDELIVTARTPGGVIMGLRHREAPIYGVQFHPESVLTQDGYRMLANWLAVAGLDTAKERAKSLDPLLAAG
- a CDS encoding cell division protein CrgA, with amino-acid sequence MASKTRTKRSSRPDKDARSSEDAPNPVWFLPVMLGFMIVGLLWIVVFYVSGSQYPVPQLGAWNILIGFGIAFVGFLMTTRWR
- a CDS encoding phosphotransferase family protein, which encodes MTRIAGGFANRLYRLDTDRGSFAVKQLNQFDRRSTYRADDVFRFERAAFAAGIPMPEPIAASDETLVHRWVEAERVPEAPVPDAYAFEVGEMLARIHALEVEWPDLTAEPASPRDWPELAARAVATGQPWADELASAVDAFLAIADFVDDCERPGPIVLTHRDVQPWNLLDRDGHPVLLDWELSGMLDLSGELGSTALSLSKGPGLDSIEPAIFRRVLDGYAAGGGMLPPPGPSWFVYLIGGWLGHVRWNIQRCLDGVERAGGPDLALSHESARGGVRGLPELFRRLPELEQLL
- a CDS encoding rhomboid family intramembrane serine protease, which codes for MRQQRATAPRTKSAFLTRLTGPRQPVVTYVIIAICVLVFIAQSLPVIGSSVTGALQYAGIYSYPIAFQPWRLLTAVFAHASILHIALNMYTLWIFGIVLEPLLGRARYAVLFLLAGLAGSVGVLLMAQPNVAVVGASGAIFGMMSALLIIQRHLGGPITQLLVLVGINLVISFLPGMGIAWQAHVGGLVGGAIVGFIYTQTRQRSRRTLQIALLCALAVVLVLVGVWPIFAA
- a CDS encoding DUF4175 domain-containing protein — protein: MYGALWRVLPGPIWLRIIILIVLVAAVLYCLVTWVFPWVDSLLQTNEEGTVGA